The Ursus arctos isolate Adak ecotype North America unplaced genomic scaffold, UrsArc2.0 scaffold_33, whole genome shotgun sequence DNA segment AGCTGTTTGTATGGATGGTACGGGCCATACATAGAAGCAAAGCTCCCATCATCTAGTTATTTTTTCATATTCCACAATCCCTCACCATTTCCCCAGATTCAAATACAatgtttttcaggaaaaaaaatatctagcTTTTGGCTTACCCTTTTGGTCTCGGTTTCCTTGTTCTGGGCTCCAGAAACTCTGTCTCCATTTCCGTTTCAAGGATCCTGTGTTTCTGAGAAGGCTGGGGTGGAAGCATTTCCCATTCATTGTCATGGGTGACAGCCTGCCGCAGAGCTGCATCTGGGCCAGCCCTGCCTCGGCTCTTGATCTTCCGTGATTGGCTGCCCAGACCAGGGGCCTCTTCTAGTGCTAAAGATTCCAGAGGCTTCATTCCTCCTAGAACCTGCATGTGGGGACCCTCCCCAAAGCCACAAGCGGAGGTCAGCTCTGTCATCTTGCCAGACCATCCAGGCCCTGAGTTCCTAGCTTCCAATGACTGATCACCGACCTCACCAAGGCCCAAGACCATCCAGCTCTGGTCTTGCCCAGGACTCTCAAGAGATGATCTCTTATCCCCTTTGGGAGACAGTCTGTCTACAGAAgcatcttctctttcatttaagGAGGCAGGCTGACGGGCATCTGGGAAGCCTGCTAGCTGAGTTCCTGGCAGCCCTGTTTCTTCAGAACCTGCGTGAAACTCTCCTAATTCACATGTGTTTTCTCTGGCTTCACTGGCCTCGGGTGTTCGGGGTGAAGTTTCTTCATGGTTTACAAGTATGTAATCCATGTGTAGCGCATGAGGaccttcattcttttctgtgtaCCTTTCTTCCCTGTATTCTGGTGTTATCTGCCCAGGCTCTTTAATTGGAATTACGTTTTCTTCTTCCAACTCTGATACTCCCTTGCTGGCACCTAGAAGTGGAAGATGAAGGCGAGATGGGGAGAACAAGGCTGAATTAACACATTATGTGATTTGTGATCTTTGCAAATGATCCATCTAAGGAGAgatcatttaagaatttttttttttttttggtagagctgttttcttttctcaggcACTCTCAAAGAGAAGTATTATACAAGCAGCAGACATTTACTGCTGGAATACAGGACTTGGTGAAGCATGCATTACAAATGCAATTAATTCCTCTTTTTACCCACTTCGGTAGGAAGAGCTCGGTTTACAAATATGTTAATTGCACGAAAGCAGCAGtttctgggagtgggggtggggtgggctgggctgggttgaggtgggggcagggagtggaggaCTGGTTGTTTCTTACCATCTGGTGGTCCTACGTCTCCACCTGCTGGTGAATCTGAGTTATCTGTTTCTACTTCCCAGTCAACGTTTGATGGAGACAACTCAAGGTTGGAGTCAGCTCCCTCCCGCAAAGACACAGACTCAGACTCGGGGTCTTCACGAATATGTAGCACAACCAGCTGTCCCGGCTGGCTGTTTTGGGTTTCTTCATGCTTTTCCCTGCTTCTTTGATCAGGAAGGGCAGAAAGCAGTATTTCGGCTGCTTCGCTCCCTAGAGATTCATTCTCTGGAGACCCAGCCTCCCCCGTTGTTTTGACGCCGAGAGGAGGTTCTGTGAGATGGGACAAATCAAAGGGAGGCGTGTAGGGTGCCAGCGATCGCTTCAGAGCATCTTCTTCCAAGGGAGGGTCACCACCATAGAGAAAATGTTCAGGTTCTTTCGTTAAATCTTCATCGATATTTTGGCCCATGACATCATATTCGAAATCACCCCAAGAGGCTTCAGATGAACAGATGTCTTGCTTCCCTGCATCCCCATCAACTGGCGTTTCGGGATTGCCCTCTGATAATGTCAATTTACTCATGTCATCGATCGTTCCCGTGGATGTGTTAAGACCTGAGGCATCGCTGAGACTGTGGTCAAAGGCAGCCTCGCTTACATCCAGACAAGTGTCTGAGGCTAGCAAGGCGTCAGGACCAGTGGCAGAATTCTCAGTAGCAAGAGGCTGCCCATGGTCCAGCCAGGCTCCCGCATCTGTCTGACTTTCGGGAGAAAAGCCCTCTGACATCAGCGAGCTGTTGCTGTCCATGGTTGGCTCTTGGAGAGTTCCGAAAACACCGATTCCCACGTTTTCGATCATTGGGATTGTTCTGTCCGCACGCTGCAGGGGTGGTGCTGCGTCTGGGGCAGCTCCTTTCTCAGATGCTTCGAAACCTGCATTATTTCCACCGTTGATTTCAGACGGTTCAGGGGAAGCTTTGTGAGAGGCAGGCTGAGATGAGCCACTTGTGTTCCCCTGATCACTGATGGGAGGCAGTGGAATCACGTCTTGAGAAGACAGTTCTGAATTGTATGGGACAACTTCCTGCCCAGGCTCCGGACTGGGTTCTTCATCCATCTTGGGCTCAGTGAGATATAAGTCACCAGCTTCCACTTCAGGTCCCACTCCAGCCCTGATGTGCTGCTCAGTCTCTTGCTTTGCCTCGTAATCATGACATATATCAGGGCTGTTGGAAGCCTGAGAATTGCTGTCATGGTCACAGTGAGTCAGTATATCTGGATTCTCACCATCTGCTTTCAAACTGAAGGGCTGCTTAGCATCCATCCACAAATCAGGCGAAGCTGAGGCCAGTTGCCCACCCTCTTGGAAGTTGCCATGTAAAATATCTGGGACAAATGTGCCTTGGGGGCCCTCACTAGGGGTAGAGACATCCCATTCAGAGCCTGACTTCTTTATCAACTGGCTGGAAGAACTGACAGCGGGGAAATCTTCTGAGGCAATGCTTGAGTTCGTTATTTCACCAGGATatgattttccttcttcccaccaATTTGTTTCTTGACACTCAACAGTCGAAACATTAGATATCACACGTCCATCTTCATCTGTGTGAGTAAATGTTGGGGCTGGCTGATCCCAGATGGACAGCACTGTGTTCTGACCCTGCTGCTCCTGGGTAGGAGTTTCTGAAGTCAGTTCCTGACCGGCAGAAGACATGAAGCTTTGCTCCCTGGAATCCTTTTCTTTAATTTGGTCCAATATTACCAGCTGGCTAAGCTGATCAGCTTCTGggtctggctgccttggctgaATGTTCCAAAGTTGCTCATGGGATTTCTCCTCATGGCCATCCAGGAAGGGTGACTGATGTTCCTCCGTGAAAGGATTGGTACATTGCGTTTCCATGGGTTCGCTATCACCCTCCACGGGTACTCCCCAGGGACTCACAGTTTGGTACACTGAAGAACTCATCTCTAACACACTCCTTGAGCTGGGCAATTCCCTTTCAGATGCACTCTCAACTGGTCGTCCTCCTTGTAGAGAGGCGTTCCACCACTCAGTGCTCTCGGCTGAGAAGCCAAGCATTTCGGATTTAGAATAATTCTCATTCTTCGATTCACTTTGGGGGGAGATTTGCCATAGGGTATCTCCTGTCTTCTCTGTTTCCGGAGATCTCATCTCCTTATCCACTACTGTGATCTGCAGTTCAGTCTGCTTTAGTGGTGAGAAATTCCAGTGATCAGGGCTGTTTTGTTGATTGTCACAGATTGGGGTTGACTTATTCTCTGTGGGTTCTGAACTGCCTCCGTAGGCAGAAAATGCATCATTGGGATCCGCTGTGGCCAGGGACTTACTAGGTTCATTCAGTGAGTCCCAAGCCCTGGGTTCACTCTGAGCAGCTTGGCAAGTGCCCAAAGGGATCTCTTTCTCCACTGACTCTTCATCGCCGATGCTGTCATCATCAGAACCTGAGCTCGTTGCGATGAACCTGGTATCCTCTGGCTGTACGGTTTTAGAAATGTCATGCTCGTTTTTCTCCTGACGGCTAACCACTAGATTTCTCTCTTGATAGGCATCGGAATATTCTGAATATCTGCCTGTTTCAGGGCTGgataaagaggaaaaggaatcGCCATCTGTGGAGTCGTTCCAAATCTCTAAAAATTTAGGAACCTTGTGATCTAAGCTCTTTTCCAACCTGTCCATTCTGGTTTTCTCCAGGTCCTTCATTTCAGTAATTACTTCTACTTGGCTGTCAGTAGTAATTAGTGCAGATTCTTGGTGATTCTCTTTGCTCCAATCATCTTGATGCTGCTTCTGATGCCCTGAATTGGGTCCCTGGTCCCAGGAAGGCAATGCAGCTGAAGAATTGTTTAGGCCAGGACTGGATGCACTCGAATGTGTATACTCACTAGAAATACTATCTCTGCGATAATTTCCGGATGGATTAGCTCCTGGAGGGCTGTTTTCAGTACTCTCAAATTCAAGATTCTTAGGTATCTCAGAACTTGGTAAATTGACCTGCACGTCACCGTCCACAGAGGCATCCCAAATGTCAAGGCTTTGGGGACATTCATGGGGTGGCTCTTGGTTCACTCTCTCTGGCTCCAGAACGTtacattcttcatttttctcaagaTCCATTTCAGGTAAAGATACAGTTTTTGTTAAATTCAGCCCACCTGAAATCTCAGTGGTTTCACCTGAATTTCTGTGATACATGAGGTGCTTTTCCCAGGTGTCTTGGGCCCGTGGGTCGTTGGTGGACACCTCTGCGTGCCCATCACAGGGATCTGGATTGTAAGGCCCCCTCTCGTGCTCTAAAACCTCCTGGGGTTCCTCAGTCTGAGGACTGGAAGCGACTGAGCGAGAGCTGATTTTGCCCGATTCGTCACAGATTTCTTGATGTTGAGATGCCACTGGGGAAGAACATTCCTGGTCACTTTGCCCTTTTCCAGAAATCCCCGAGGCTCTACCTAGCATGTCCTCCTCACTGGGGTGCGCCCTAGCAACAGCTCCACGGGCTTCCTCCTCACCTTCGCTTTGTCCGTAGCTAGGACCTTTCTGATGATCTGAGTGTGCAAAATGCCCCGGATTCTCAAGGTTGGTTGCCCAGGATGCCCCATCACTTGGCAGGGTCCCTTTGCCTGTGTCCTGCTTATTGGGATCAAGTGCTCCTGACTCGTTGCCTCCAGAAGCTTCTAGCAGCCCTGGGATATAACCGTCCTTAATTTTTTCTGCTGAGTTGGGAGTTTCAGGAGGTGATCTGTGTTGTTCAGAGTCTGTAACATATGATGGGCCTGGTAACATTAATGAAGACATGTCATTATCTCTCATGACGGAATTCCAAATATTATTTGCGATTAGCTGCCCACTTTTTTCATTCAGGGTGTGATATTCGTTGGCAGGAGGGTTCTCGCTGTGCTCGGAAGAGGCAGGGAGTTCCCAGTCTACCTGATTTGTTTCCTGATACTCCACACCCCATGGTTCCAGCTGTCTCACGGAAAATCGGGTCTCAGGTTCAGTACCTTCAGCCATGTATCCTTGTGCTTGGCCTTCGCTGGAGATGGCCACACCCGCACTGCAGTCATCCCAGTCCAAATCGTTATCCATATCGGAGATGGTCGCAGTGGACTGCGTGTCCTCCAGAATCACCCTGTTCCACAAGTCGAGGCTGTCGGGGACCGCGTGGCGGGAGTTGGTGCTGCTGTGCAGAAGCGTGAGCTGTCGGTTGGTTTCATTGTAGAGCTGCATCATGCTGGGGTCGTCGTAACTGGACAGGCTACTTTCCCCGATGTCATCCTCCAGGGAGATGTTCTTATCATCCGTGGGCTCTGTCTCGAGTAAATCTTTATCGGAGTTATAagacatatttatttgagaactaTTATCTGCATCAGGGGAACCCCACATTTCTAGGttcccaggacctgagctaatTCGATTTCTAGGTGGCTGCTCTGGGGACTGAGGAGGTATTTCCATCTCCCCTGTGGCAGAGTTAGCGTCTTTTGACTCCAAGCCTCCCTCTTTAGCAAAtggcttgttttctgtttctttttcgtCTCCAGCAAATGTTGGCGAAGTGTAAGAGTCAGACGTGGAGTAGTTGGTATCTAAGGGGGAAGGCACCGAATCGTCCCCCATGTTGGATGCGCTGTAATCGGAACATTTATATAAGAAGGAATCTTCCCAAGGTGCCAGGACGTCTGACCCTCCTTTCTTGATACCCTCCTCAAAAAGGTTCCAGGAATCGACCTTTTCATACACCTTCCCCCTAATTTTTGGATCCACTACACCATTCTGATCTTCCTGTGTCGGCTTGGAACTATTCCACGCGTGATCCAGATCACAGCTGGGATTTCCAGTTATAAGGATGTTATCCCTGGGGTCGAGGTTCTTCTTGCCCCAGATTTCTTCATTATTTGCCTCACTGGGTGAATTGtcttctgaaggaaaagaaaacccgCTTTTTGCCATGGCCCACTCACTCGGGTCCCTCACAGAAGGTGTCTCACCACTGGTTGGGTGCAGATTCCAGGTATTTGCCAGAGCTTTGGCGCCATCTTCTTTACCAAAGGCGCTCCAGGCTGGGAATGACACCGCAGCAGCTGGGGCGCCATCTTCTGTAGGATTTCCCCACGGCTCTGGCATCGCTGTGGGAGAGCCATCAGAGCGCCACAAGGCAGCAAAGTCTTCTATAAGGTGATTTGTGCCCTGAGGAGAAGCGTTGGGCAAATTCGATTTCTCCAGGGGCATGTTTTGAAACTGCAAATTGTCCTCATTTTGGTCTTGAGGAGTGTTGCTGCCAAGGCCAGGCTGACCAAATTCCGACTCCCAGGGACTTGACTTTGGGAATTCAAGACTCTTTGGTTGAAATATAGAATCTGAGGCTCTCCTATCCGCTGCGCTTGGCTTATGATCTTTCCATGACTCGGGGCTCTGGAAGACAGACTCCTGTTCACTGGAACTCCATGGATCTGCAATATTTTTAGAGTCGATTTCCAAACCACCCCACCAGCTGCTGCACCTCGCACGGGTCTGAGGTGGCCCTACGTGACCTGCGTCTATTGCTTTTTGGGTCGCATTTTCTGGATAGAGTACAGCTGGTTCTTCGGTAGATGGTGAGCTTTCTACAAAGCTATTCATAGGTGTTGGTGGGACTctctttccaatattttttaGCCTTTCTGGGGAAGGAGATTTATCTCCCACAAAACCTGTCAGGCTCAAATTTCTTTCAGAGTGATCCTGGGGACTTTCTTGTCTCTGACCAAACTCCTCATCAAATTCCACAAGGTTATCTTTGCCGGCCCCTGACAAAAGTGAACTGGATGAATAATTAGAGACGTCCATCCCTAGCCCATTGATTTCTTTAGGCTCGGTGGGGGGTTGTCCTTCTGATGAATCACTATTGGGGAAGAAGTCGTCTGCGGGAGAGTAGTCTGCAGAATGGGAAGATGGTTGGGACTGCCCAGAAACCATGGGCGCTTGGTCAAAGTTGAAGAGATCAAAGGATTCACTGTGTTCTCCAGACCGGGCATGCTCCTCTGCGACTGCTCCTTCAGGGATAGGACTATAGGAGTCAAACCCTGGGAGGAGGCTGTGGTGAGGCCCAGCACCTTCTCCCACTGGACTATCATCACTGAGGAAAACCGAGCTCTCCTTGGATGAACGGCTGCTTCTAATGGTGGCCAAGCCGCTATCTGGGCTGACAAGGTCTATGTTCCCATCCACCTGAGCCTGGTTAGAATCGCTCAGATCTGGAGGGTTTTCTATGAAATTCACAGAGCTGGGTTGTGGCTCTATGTCAGAACCATACAACTCCATAATCCCAGAAGATCCCTGGGACAGAGGGGCGCTGCCTGCCACGGCTTCTGTCGAGGACGTCCTGCTGTTGGAGGCCATCTCTGGGCACCTCCTGTTGATGACTTCCTTGACCAGAAGGACCACCTGATCACAGGTCACCAAAGGGTTCTCCTGCTGGTACACCAGGATCTCATCGCAGCCACATTCAAAGGGCTCCAGCTCGAGGCAAGGGTTCTGGCATTCTTCCAGTTCACAGCAAATCTGTCAGGGAGGCACAGGGGTTCGTGTGAGCACTCGGGCACTCTGCTCTTTGCAATTtgtctttcttaatttttcttaatataaaattaatctgTGCACATCAGTCTACAAATAAGATCTCAAACAACTGAAGACCAGTTGTTTGTAAGACATGTAATATAAGGCGTGGAAAGTCCCACTTAAAATACCACCGCCTCTTTCTACAATCCCATCAAATTGGCTTTTCTTTTAACTCAAAATTCAGCTGCTCAACGTTGTTTGCTCCTGAAAGTTACAGGTTAAGAGATTTAAACTATTTAAATCCTCTCCTTGGTGTAATATATCATCATCTTCCAACAGGAGTGAAACTCAAGTTTGCAAAAAGCAGAGATAATGCTGGATGCTGAGAAGAACTAGGGGGAACGAGTGTGGGCATGAGGGGAAATGGGGCGGGAGGAGGCACCCAGCACCTGCTTTTACCTCTGAAAGCCTCataaagcaaaggagaaaataggaaagagaagCTACCAGGGGTGGAGATTTCCAACAGCACGTGAGGCCCAGCTGTCTCTTCCTGCCGCCCGGAAGCATCCACATGGAACCCAGAACAGACAAAGCTCCCTCAGAGGCCAAGAGGATGTTTGACAGCCAGTGTGAGGGCAGAACTGGACCTCAGCTGTATGATTTTTAGGTAACGTCAGGAATATTTTACACACTGGACTTTTGAAATGGCCCAACAGGATTAGTGGAAGTGATagcaaaaacactgaaaataactATGGAGCTCActttaatagtaataataacgaacatttattgtttccataTGCCAGGCATAGTTCTAAGGTTTTATATGTGGTATCtcctttaattctcacaataattcTGTGCAAGGCAGGGATTCTTTATCCCTGTTTTGCCAATGATGACATCGGGACATAGCAAGGTTGGTCAGATACCTTGACCAACGCCACGCAGGTGACACGTGGTGGAGCCACGCTGTGAACTCTGCAGAAGCTGACCCTTAATCAACTGTGGTCACCTGGACACAGAGGGTTTCCTCTAGGGTAGTCTTGACCTTATGTTGCTCAAGATTCAGAGGAACTGTCTCTCAGGTGATGGGGGCGGTgcatggggaagaggagaggcaggcagagtgggCTCCAGGGCTTCTAATCCCTTCACCTGCTTCTCCACTTTTGTCTGTTTAAGAGTAACCAAGTTTTAAACCTATTTGGTACTAAAAGCGCTTTGAAAACCACCACCACTATGGAGGCTTGAGAGATGTTAAGTTGGTCCCTAGGAAACCAGTGACTAGACATAAAATTCAGCTTGGAAACCCAGTGCAGAGCAAAGCATTGAAAAAGCCATAGGCCAGTGGTACAATGCATAGGTGTGTGAGGGTCAGAAGGGGGGCTACATCTGaagcaggagcagagaggggcTCTTTCTTCTTTCACACTTGGACTTGAGAATGCACAAAGGAGTCCATGAGTACCTACGGTCACATGCAATACAGCCAACACGGATCTCTTGGGGGACAGCAAGTGAGGACGTAGAATGAGAAAGGAGTCTCGTGAGACTTTGCCTGTAGCCACCTGCACATAGACAGGTGTCTAATCCATTAGGGAGGAAAGATGGTGATGAAACTGTTCTATGTTCATGTTGTCTGTATTATAAGGAATCATGTAGGTTCTCATATTAGTTGTTAAATACACCTGGTTCGGTATAGCCAGTGCCctattttgattaattttgtCTACTTCCTATATTATTTCCAAAACGTTGggttaaaaaattcaattatcaACCAAGAGGAGCTGACTCCTCTTCTGACCCAGTCAGAATTATAGCACTTGGAGACAAGCCAATTTTGATCAAAGCATTAGATCACCAGTTATGAAACACTGGGGACTAAATTTAAGATGGGgactaaattttttttaggtataaCCAAGTAGCAGTCCTCAACGAAACATCACCCCCAAGAGGACTTGCCTTTCTTTGGGTGAAAAagatagattctttttttctatggATTTGGTCtagaagacaaataaatatgGGGATCTTTTAAAACGCCCCCTGtggtcatggggatgaaaggcacagcacagagaatatagtcaatgatatgaGTGTTGTGTGATGACGGGCGGTTGGGAGCCACGCTTGTGGGCACAGCATAAAATACagagttgctgaatcactatattctacacctgaaactaatgtaacattgagtgtcaactatacttcactacaaaataaattttaaaataaaaatttaaaaagggccttgtgttgggggagggggtgaagtATCAAaagatacaagcttccagttacaaaatatataagtcctggggatgtaatgtacagcatggcgactatagttaacaatactgtattatatatttgaaagttgctaagagagtggatcttaaacGTCCTCAtcacataaattttttttttgtaactatgcatggtgatgaatgttaacttGACTTACACTGTTGATCACGTCACAATATgcacaaatatcaaatcactatgctgtaccccagaaactaatataatgttagatgtcaattacacctcaaatttttaaaaagggccaATATTTATCCCACTGCCAATTCTAATTAGGTGATTTTT contains these protein-coding regions:
- the PRUNE2 gene encoding protein prune homolog 2 isoform X2; protein product: MEEFLQRAKSKLNRSKRLEKVHVVIGHKSCDLDSLISAFTYAYFLDKVSPPGVLCLPVLNVPRTEFNYFTETRFILEELNISESFHIFRDEINLHQLNDEGKLSVTLVGSNVLASEDKVLEPAVVKVINPVEQSDGGLEFRESSSSLVVKEILQEAPELITEQLAHLLRGSILFKWMTMGSEKISEKQEEILSILEDKFPSLPPREDIINVLQETQFSAQGLSIERTMLKDLKELSDGEIKVAISTVNMTLENCMFHSNISSDLKAFADKFGFDVLILLATYLSEEEQPRRQIAVYSQNLELCSQICCELEECQNPCLELEPFECGCDEILVYQQENPLVTCDQVVLLVKEVINRRCPEMASNSRTSSTEAVAGSAPLSQGSSGIMELYGSDIEPQPSSVNFIENPPDLSDSNQAQVDGNIDLVSPDSGLATIRSSRSSKESSVFLSDDSPVGEGAGPHHSLLPGFDSYSPIPEGAVAEEHARSGEHSESFDLFNFDQAPMVSGQSQPSSHSADYSPADDFFPNSDSSEGQPPTEPKEINGLGMDVSNYSSSSLLSGAGKDNLVEFDEEFGQRQESPQDHSERNLSLTGFVGDKSPSPERLKNIGKRVPPTPMNSFVESSPSTEEPAVLYPENATQKAIDAGHVGPPQTRARCSSWWGGLEIDSKNIADPWSSSEQESVFQSPESWKDHKPSAADRRASDSIFQPKSLEFPKSSPWESEFGQPGLGSNTPQDQNEDNLQFQNMPLEKSNLPNASPQGTNHLIEDFAALWRSDGSPTAMPEPWGNPTEDGAPAAAVSFPAWSAFGKEDGAKALANTWNLHPTSGETPSVRDPSEWAMAKSGFSFPSEDNSPSEANNEEIWGKKNLDPRDNILITGNPSCDLDHAWNSSKPTQEDQNGVVDPKIRGKVYEKVDSWNLFEEGIKKGGSDVLAPWEDSFLYKCSDYSASNMGDDSVPSPLDTNYSTSDSYTSPTFAGDEKETENKPFAKEGGLESKDANSATGEMEIPPQSPEQPPRNRISSGPGNLEMWGSPDADNSSQINMSYNSDKDLLETEPTDDKNISLEDDIGESSLSSYDDPSMMQLYNETNRQLTLLHSSTNSRHAVPDSLDLWNRVILEDTQSTATISDMDNDLDWDDCSAGVAISSEGQAQGYMAEGTEPETRFSVRQLEPWGVEYQETNQVDWELPASSEHSENPPANEYHTLNEKSGQLIANNIWNSVMRDNDMSSLMLPGPSYVTDSEQHRSPPETPNSAEKIKDGYIPGLLEASGGNESGALDPNKQDTGKGTLPSDGASWATNLENPGHFAHSDHQKGPSYGQSEGEEEARGAVARAHPSEEDMLGRASGISGKGQSDQECSSPVASQHQEICDESGKISSRSVASSPQTEEPQEVLEHERGPYNPDPCDGHAEVSTNDPRAQDTWEKHLMYHRNSGETTEISGGLNLTKTVSLPEMDLEKNEECNVLEPERVNQEPPHECPQSLDIWDASVDGDVQVNLPSSEIPKNLEFESTENSPPGANPSGNYRRDSISSEYTHSSASSPGLNNSSAALPSWDQGPNSGHQKQHQDDWSKENHQESALITTDSQVEVITEMKDLEKTRMDRLEKSLDHKVPKFLEIWNDSTDGDSFSSLSSPETGRYSEYSDAYQERNLVVSRQEKNEHDISKTVQPEDTRFIATSSGSDDDSIGDEESVEKEIPLGTCQAAQSEPRAWDSLNEPSKSLATADPNDAFSAYGGSSEPTENKSTPICDNQQNSPDHWNFSPLKQTELQITVVDKEMRSPETEKTGDTLWQISPQSESKNENYSKSEMLGFSAESTEWWNASLQGGRPVESASERELPSSRSVLEMSSSVYQTVSPWGVPVEGDSEPMETQCTNPFTEEHQSPFLDGHEEKSHEQLWNIQPRQPDPEADQLSQLVILDQIKEKDSREQSFMSSAGQELTSETPTQEQQGQNTVLSIWDQPAPTFTHTDEDGRVISNVSTVECQETNWWEEGKSYPGEITNSSIASEDFPAVSSSSQLIKKSGSEWDVSTPSEGPQGTFVPDILHGNFQEGGQLASASPDLWMDAKQPFSLKADGENPDILTHCDHDSNSQASNSPDICHDYEAKQETEQHIRAGVGPEVEAGDLYLTEPKMDEEPSPEPGQEVVPYNSELSSQDVIPLPPISDQGNTSGSSQPASHKASPEPSEINGGNNAGFEASEKGAAPDAAPPLQRADRTIPMIENVGIGVFGTLQEPTMDSNSSLMSEGFSPESQTDAGAWLDHGQPLATENSATGPDALLASDTCLDVSEAAFDHSLSDASGLNTSTGTIDDMSKLTLSEGNPETPVDGDAGKQDICSSEASWGDFEYDVMGQNIDEDLTKEPEHFLYGGDPPLEEDALKRSLAPYTPPFDLSHLTEPPLGVKTTGEAGSPENESLGSEAAEILLSALPDQRSREKHEETQNSQPGQLVVLHIREDPESESVSLREGADSNLELSPSNVDWEVETDNSDSPAGGDVGPPDGASKGVSELEEENVIPIKEPGQITPEYREERYTEKNEGPHALHMDYILVNHEETSPRTPEASEARENTCELGEFHAGSEETGLPGTQLAGFPDARQPASLNEREDASVDRLSPKGDKRSSLESPGQDQSWMVLGLGEVGDQSLEARNSGPGWSGKMTELTSACGFGEGPHMQVLGGMKPLESLALEEAPGLGSQSRKIKSRGRAGPDAALRQAVTHDNEWEMLPPQPSQKHRILETEMETEFLEPRTRKPRPKGLPSEDVGMDIPFEEGMPSPSAADMRPEPPNSLDLNDAHPRRIKLTAPNINLSLDQSEGSILSDDNLDSPDEIDINVDELDTPDEADSFEYTGHEGSTSNKDSGQESESIPEYTAEEEREDNRLWRTVVIGEQEQRIDMKVIEPYRRVISHGGYYGDGLNAIIVFAACFLPDSSRADYHYVMENLFLYVISTLELMVAEDYMIVYLNGATPRRKMPGLGWMKRCYQMIDRRLRKNLKSFIIVHPSWFIRTILAVTRPFISSKFSSKIKYVNSLAELSGLIPMDCIHIPESIIKYDEERSYKRSVRTSCLYNDPEMSSMEKDIDLKLKEKP